In a genomic window of Oceanispirochaeta sp. M1:
- the ylqF gene encoding ribosome biogenesis GTPase YlqF, which translates to MSIQWFPGHMTRTKKLIRENLKKVDMVIEILDARAPLASRNPLLGELTQGKPRLILLNKADLADPVVTDAWIRKLSEGNSIKAIAVNSRNKRSLKSIPKECKGLCKGKKWVNRRPVRAMIVGIPNVGKSTVINTLAGKKKAAAANKPGVTKDMQRVPISQEIQILDTPGILWHKFDDQLVGLKLATLGSIKDAVLLIDEIAVSALRYLNSIYPEIVSSRFKLVDDKGEKMSNGDLQVSDAHIILEQIARNRGLLVSGGEADKERAARLLIKELRDGIIGRISLEDSKDPSRGWEFTREEQ; encoded by the coding sequence ATGTCCATTCAATGGTTTCCCGGTCATATGACCAGGACAAAAAAACTTATTCGTGAAAATCTGAAGAAAGTGGATATGGTTATTGAAATTCTCGACGCCCGTGCGCCTCTGGCATCAAGGAATCCCCTCCTGGGAGAACTGACGCAGGGAAAACCGAGACTGATTCTGCTTAATAAAGCAGATCTGGCTGATCCCGTCGTCACCGACGCCTGGATAAGGAAACTTTCAGAAGGGAACAGTATTAAGGCTATAGCCGTTAATTCCCGTAATAAGAGATCCCTCAAATCAATTCCCAAAGAGTGCAAAGGTCTATGTAAAGGGAAGAAATGGGTCAATAGAAGACCTGTCAGGGCAATGATTGTAGGTATCCCGAATGTGGGTAAATCCACCGTCATAAATACTCTGGCCGGTAAGAAAAAGGCCGCAGCCGCCAATAAGCCGGGAGTCACAAAGGATATGCAGCGCGTTCCTATTTCCCAGGAGATACAAATTCTGGATACACCTGGAATCCTTTGGCACAAGTTTGATGATCAGCTGGTTGGATTGAAACTGGCCACTCTGGGGTCCATTAAGGATGCAGTGCTTCTAATCGATGAAATCGCAGTCAGTGCTCTTAGATATTTGAATTCTATATACCCTGAAATTGTCTCCAGTCGTTTCAAGCTTGTTGATGATAAAGGTGAAAAGATGAGCAACGGGGATCTTCAGGTCTCTGATGCTCACATCATTCTTGAGCAGATTGCCAGGAACAGAGGTCTTCTGGTTAGCGGTGGAGAGGCTGACAAAGAAAGAGCCGCCCGTCTCCTTATCAAGGAGCTGCGGGACGGTATCATTGGTAGAATCAGCCTGGAGGACTCAAAAGATCCCTCCAGAGGCTGGGAGTTTACTCGGGAAGAGCAATAA
- the ilvN gene encoding acetolactate synthase small subunit: protein MDDSQKKHNISLYVENKPGVTIRIALVFARRGYNLESFVGSPAQDPRYSRINIEATGDSKTLHLMLEQLNRLVDVIHAREYTDEDVIQKELALIKVRCDNESRTEILQISSAFKCRNVDISDTTMTFQVTGRSTKIDAVRKMLDKFGVLEVVRTGKVLIARGEEETSW, encoded by the coding sequence ATGGACGATTCTCAGAAAAAACACAACATCAGCCTTTATGTAGAAAACAAACCCGGTGTGACCATCCGGATCGCTCTTGTTTTCGCCAGAAGAGGCTACAATCTTGAGAGTTTCGTAGGTTCTCCCGCACAGGACCCACGTTATTCAAGAATCAATATAGAAGCCACCGGTGACAGCAAGACCCTCCACCTTATGCTGGAGCAGCTGAACCGTCTGGTCGATGTAATTCATGCAAGGGAATATACTGATGAAGACGTCATTCAGAAAGAACTGGCTCTGATAAAGGTACGCTGTGATAATGAGTCCCGTACTGAAATTCTGCAGATATCCAGTGCATTTAAATGCCGGAATGTTGATATAAGTGATACAACAATGACTTTTCAGGTAACAGGCAGATCCACAAAGATCGATGCAGTGAGAAAAATGCTTGATAAGTTCGGAGTACTCGAAGTAGTTCGAACCGGTAAGGTTCTTATAGCTCGGGGAGAGGAAGAAACTTCCTGGTAA
- the ilvB gene encoding biosynthetic-type acetolactate synthase large subunit produces MNKKQCTAAAKLIEILKNQGVECIFGLPGGSAIPIFDALAQSDMKLVLTRHEQGATHMADGYARSSGKVGVALVTSGPGATNTLTGIMTAMMDSVPLVVLCGQQLTTNLGLDTFQEADVSGMSYPIVKHSFLVKDPEELPSIINQAFHIAGTGRPGPVIVDLPKDVTSAYIDEDTSGEFSLPGYSIRKEGDPKAIKEAADMISSAEKPILLIGHGAVISGASREVKAIVEKMQIPVCNTLLGKGCFPESHDLNLGMPGMHGTAYANMALCESDLIISVGSRWDDRIAGSPSDFLPQAKKIHIDIDPVEINKTVKVDCAIIGDAKSVLDSLYGYLEKGNTQRWVKLIRRLKREYPLKYKKEGKLRAQHVIEEMSRLTKGEAIVTTDVGQHQMWAAQFFKTEHSRHFLSSGGAGTMGFGFPAAIGAQLANPGKTVVAVVGDGGFQMTLPELSTAVNEKLPIKILLINNNYLGMVRQWQHMFYDNRLSGVDLVGNPDFIKLASAYGCKGFRVKRSADVRKVLNAALEYNDGPCIIDAEVEKYDNVFPMVPSGAGLDKMLLSMPRKKLEKPKGGT; encoded by the coding sequence ATGAACAAAAAACAATGTACTGCCGCTGCCAAGTTAATAGAAATATTAAAAAATCAGGGTGTAGAGTGTATCTTCGGACTTCCCGGAGGGAGCGCTATTCCCATATTTGATGCTTTGGCACAGTCCGATATGAAACTGGTTCTCACCAGACATGAACAGGGCGCTACTCATATGGCAGATGGATATGCACGATCAAGCGGAAAAGTCGGCGTGGCACTTGTAACCTCAGGTCCCGGCGCAACCAATACTCTCACAGGCATTATGACTGCCATGATGGATTCAGTTCCTCTGGTAGTTTTATGCGGTCAGCAACTGACTACAAACCTTGGTCTGGACACTTTTCAGGAAGCTGATGTTTCCGGGATGTCCTACCCCATAGTCAAGCATTCCTTTCTGGTAAAAGACCCGGAAGAACTTCCTTCAATAATCAATCAGGCCTTCCATATCGCCGGTACCGGCCGTCCCGGTCCGGTAATAGTTGATCTGCCCAAAGATGTAACCAGTGCTTATATCGATGAAGACACATCGGGTGAATTTTCACTGCCGGGTTACAGCATAAGAAAAGAGGGAGATCCCAAGGCCATCAAAGAAGCAGCCGATATGATCTCTTCTGCCGAAAAACCCATTCTTTTGATAGGTCATGGTGCTGTGATTTCCGGAGCCTCCAGAGAAGTGAAGGCCATAGTGGAAAAAATGCAGATACCTGTCTGTAATACACTCCTTGGAAAGGGATGTTTTCCTGAAAGTCATGATCTGAACCTGGGAATGCCGGGGATGCATGGAACAGCCTATGCCAATATGGCGCTCTGTGAGAGTGATCTGATTATATCTGTTGGATCCCGCTGGGATGACAGGATTGCAGGTTCTCCAAGTGATTTCCTTCCTCAGGCAAAAAAAATTCATATTGACATCGATCCCGTTGAGATCAATAAAACTGTTAAGGTAGATTGCGCCATAATCGGTGATGCCAAATCAGTTCTGGATTCCCTCTACGGATATCTGGAAAAGGGAAATACTCAGCGCTGGGTAAAACTGATCCGCAGATTGAAAAGAGAATATCCTCTTAAATATAAAAAAGAGGGCAAACTCAGAGCTCAGCATGTTATTGAAGAGATGTCCCGACTCACTAAGGGTGAAGCCATTGTCACAACAGACGTCGGTCAGCATCAGATGTGGGCCGCACAGTTCTTTAAAACAGAGCACAGCCGTCACTTTCTTTCATCCGGTGGTGCCGGAACAATGGGATTCGGTTTTCCTGCAGCTATCGGAGCTCAGTTGGCTAATCCGGGAAAAACTGTTGTTGCAGTTGTAGGCGACGGAGGATTCCAGATGACCCTCCCTGAACTTTCCACCGCAGTTAATGAAAAACTTCCCATCAAGATTCTTCTGATCAATAATAATTATCTCGGTATGGTAAGACAATGGCAGCATATGTTTTACGACAACCGTCTCTCTGGAGTTGATCTTGTCGGCAACCCTGACTTCATCAAGTTGGCAAGTGCCTATGGATGTAAGGGCTTCAGAGTTAAGAGAAGCGCAGATGTCCGAAAGGTTCTGAATGCAGCTCTTGAATACAATGACGGCCCCTGCATCATTGATGCAGAAGTTGAAAAATATGACAATGTATTCCCCATGGTTCCCTCGGGAGCAGGTCTTGATAAAATGCTGCTCAGCATGCCGCGCAAGAAACTTGAAAAACCTAAGGGAGGAACCTGA
- a CDS encoding glycoside hydrolase family 3 protein, whose translation MKRYFLFISFLIIILTSCRTTVKTADNNDKNPLDSVSTSAPPEKTEKIISLEEFRNSNIDFNILSQNQQNQLIDSMILKMNRDEKIGQLFILAVRHTANGQPAYETDDYIKAFMDRYLPGGIILFSINYKNPDQTRTMIQDLQDYSPYPLFVTTDEEGGKVSRLGKTKGMEVVSLPPASELAAHGSAELTEFAASVLAADMRDLGFNMDMAPVADLRHKGSHDIIGTRSFGTDPELSAEMTVSFVKGLQDGGISSVLKHFPGHGNVSGDSHDGAVTSLSSSKEFSEREFTSFRSGIAAGADFVLTAHIAAPALSGDSTPASLSPVIQTEILRGQLGFQGLIITDAMDMGAIKSLYSPEEASLNAILAGTDIILMPEHIPSAQQSIREALQDGRLSEDRLNLSLKRIIKLKFQKGMFNSNYDYIKKISITDKTKLHEVLETRLKTE comes from the coding sequence TTGAAGCGTTATTTTCTTTTTATCAGTTTTTTAATAATAATTCTCACATCCTGCCGGACGACTGTGAAGACAGCTGATAATAATGATAAAAATCCCTTAGATTCTGTTTCTACATCAGCCCCCCCTGAAAAAACAGAAAAAATAATCAGCCTGGAAGAGTTCCGGAACAGCAATATTGATTTTAACATTCTAAGTCAGAATCAGCAGAATCAGCTGATTGATTCCATGATATTGAAAATGAACAGGGATGAGAAGATCGGACAGCTGTTCATCCTGGCAGTAAGGCATACGGCCAACGGACAGCCGGCTTATGAGACAGATGATTACATAAAAGCTTTTATGGACCGCTATCTTCCCGGAGGAATTATCCTCTTTTCCATTAATTATAAAAACCCGGATCAGACAAGAACAATGATACAGGATCTGCAGGACTACAGCCCCTATCCCCTCTTTGTTACAACAGATGAAGAAGGCGGAAAGGTCAGCAGACTGGGAAAGACAAAGGGTATGGAGGTTGTATCACTCCCCCCGGCGTCTGAACTGGCTGCTCATGGTTCTGCAGAACTGACAGAATTTGCCGCATCCGTACTGGCAGCAGACATGAGAGACCTGGGTTTCAATATGGATATGGCTCCCGTGGCTGATCTGAGACACAAAGGCAGTCACGATATCATCGGGACACGCTCATTCGGAACAGATCCGGAACTCAGTGCCGAGATGACAGTATCATTTGTAAAAGGGCTGCAGGACGGAGGCATATCTTCGGTACTGAAACACTTTCCAGGACACGGCAATGTCAGCGGCGACAGTCATGACGGCGCTGTGACATCACTGAGCAGTTCAAAGGAGTTTTCGGAGAGGGAATTCACATCTTTCCGTTCAGGCATAGCAGCGGGTGCGGATTTTGTTCTGACTGCTCATATTGCTGCTCCTGCATTGAGCGGAGATTCAACACCCGCATCCCTGTCTCCAGTTATTCAGACAGAGATTCTGAGAGGACAATTAGGGTTTCAGGGTCTTATAATCACAGATGCCATGGATATGGGTGCCATTAAATCGCTTTATTCTCCGGAAGAAGCATCACTTAATGCCATATTGGCCGGAACAGACATTATATTGATGCCGGAACATATCCCATCTGCCCAGCAATCCATAAGAGAAGCTCTTCAGGACGGCAGGCTTAGTGAAGATCGCCTTAATTTATCTTTAAAAAGGATAATTAAGCTCAAATTTCAAAAAGGTATGTTTAACTCAAATTATGATTATATAAAAAAAATAAGTATTACTGATAAAACCAAGCTTCACGAAGTTCTTGAAACTCGACTAAAAACTGAATAA